In Orenia metallireducens, the DNA window GTGATTGATGGAGAGCAATCGGTAGTCTTTGATCAGGCAGAGAATAGACTACATATGCAGAAGGCGATTATGGCAAAGTTAATGGAATAAATTTTTGAGTCGGGGCAGATAATAGTGCCTCGGCTTTTTTATCTATATAGATATCTAAGTCTAAAGTGAAATCTATAGTATTTTTATGTTTTTAGTTCTAACTTGTTACTCATCACTCGTTACTAGTCACTATCATCCAACTTAACTTTAATTTAAATTTCAATCTAAAGTTGGGTGACTATACTTGAGCGTAGACTATAATTAAATTTAATTAGACATTAGCCAGTTTTTTTGTTAACATACCAGTATAAATCATAGCAAAGGAGATTAGAATATGTCAGAAGATAAGATTTTAGCACAGGTCAATGGAGAAGTAATCACACAAGAGGATATTAATATGGTTATTAAAAATGCAAATCCTCAACAGGCACAGCAACTACATACAGAGCAAGGTCGTCAACGTCTATTAAATGAATTAATAAATCAAAAATTATTTTACCTAGATGCTCTTGAGCAAGGTTTAGAAGAGAGTAAAGAATTTAAGGAGAGCCTTCAGAGGGTACGCAATAACCTATTAAGCCAATTTGCTATTAAGAATCTTTTAGAGAAAGTAGCTGTAGATGATAATGAAATAGAAGAGTTTTATAATCAGAATAAGGATAGATTTAAGAAGCCAGAAAGTGTACAAGCAAGCCACATTCTTGTTAAGGAAGAAAAGAAAGCAGAAGAGATTTTAAATCAGTTAAAAGAAGGTCTTGCATTTGCTGAAGCAGTTAAGAAATACTCTACTTGTCCTTCTAAGGCTAGAGGAGGAGACTTAGGTGACTTTACAAGAGGTAAGATGGTGCCTGAGTTTGAACAAGCAGCCTTTGCCATGGAAGAAGGAGAAGTTAGTAATGAACCTGTTAAGACTCAATTTGGTTATCATATTATTAAGGTTACAGCTAAAAATGAAGCTGCTAGTAGCCCTTTAGAAGAGGTTAAAGCTCAGGTTGAGCAGCAATTAGTATCAATGAAGCAGAATAAGCTTTATCAAGATAAGACAGAAGAATTAAAAGAGAAATATACTGTAACAATTAATGAGTAAGAAAAGGACTTCTGGGGTTAAAAATCCAGAAGTCTTTTTTATAAGTAGTTTAGCTGTATATTTATGATTAATGTAGCTGCTGACTAGTTAAGGTTTATGATTTTATCGGAGTATATTGCCAACCGATACTGTCAACTAAAAAAGTGTCGTAAACTCATTAAAAGAT includes these proteins:
- a CDS encoding peptidylprolyl isomerase; amino-acid sequence: MSEDKILAQVNGEVITQEDINMVIKNANPQQAQQLHTEQGRQRLLNELINQKLFYLDALEQGLEESKEFKESLQRVRNNLLSQFAIKNLLEKVAVDDNEIEEFYNQNKDRFKKPESVQASHILVKEEKKAEEILNQLKEGLAFAEAVKKYSTCPSKARGGDLGDFTRGKMVPEFEQAAFAMEEGEVSNEPVKTQFGYHIIKVTAKNEAASSPLEEVKAQVEQQLVSMKQNKLYQDKTEELKEKYTVTINE